Proteins from one Bacteroides zhangwenhongii genomic window:
- a CDS encoding fimbrillin family protein: MKNKKFVLYVALAASLGACSNDNEPQSSPVPDGRTALTVQGEIGTKGASASRAIDTDWGYNDKIGVFMVYSGNGAGLTQENICGGADNKCYVTTGGDGNFKPDGAETEGDNTNIIYFPVVGAVDFYAYYPFISPLTDYTYPLNVTVQSSQEAIDFMYAGKVEGCTKENPKVGFKFVHKLSKLVLVISPGDGLNTADLKNLSITVGDQPIKATFNLSNGTLACGADKSDVTLLTTESGTLSEAILLPDAAKSRVLTFDLNNGNDEPFTWTMDKTLDAGSKYMYEVKLHRTRAEIIGATINDWTKVNGGEVDAQ, translated from the coding sequence ATGAAGAATAAGAAATTTGTACTGTATGTCGCACTGGCTGCCTCGTTGGGAGCTTGTAGCAACGATAATGAGCCGCAATCTTCGCCTGTGCCCGACGGACGCACGGCATTGACTGTGCAGGGGGAGATTGGAACGAAAGGAGCTTCGGCAAGTCGTGCCATAGATACGGACTGGGGATATAATGATAAAATCGGCGTTTTTATGGTGTATTCCGGTAACGGTGCGGGGTTGACGCAGGAGAATATTTGTGGTGGAGCGGATAATAAATGCTATGTGACTACGGGAGGAGACGGCAATTTTAAACCCGATGGAGCAGAGACGGAAGGGGATAATACGAATATTATCTATTTCCCCGTTGTCGGTGCGGTGGATTTTTATGCATATTATCCTTTTATCTCTCCGCTGACGGATTATACTTATCCGTTGAATGTGACTGTTCAAAGTAGTCAGGAAGCTATCGACTTCATGTATGCCGGCAAGGTGGAAGGATGCACAAAGGAGAATCCGAAAGTAGGATTCAAATTTGTTCATAAGCTTTCTAAGTTAGTATTGGTAATAAGTCCGGGCGACGGATTGAATACGGCTGACCTGAAAAATCTTAGTATCACAGTTGGCGATCAACCTATAAAAGCGACTTTCAATCTTTCTAACGGTACGCTTGCGTGCGGAGCGGATAAGTCGGATGTCACATTGCTTACAACCGAGTCCGGCACTTTGAGCGAGGCTATTCTATTACCCGATGCAGCTAAGTCACGTGTGCTGACTTTTGATTTGAATAATGGAAATGACGAACCTTTCACCTGGACAATGGATAAGACATTGGATGCAGGCAGCAAGTACATGTATGAAGTGAAACTGCACCGTACGAGAGCGGAAATTATCGGAGCTACCATTAATGATTGGACTAAGGTGAATGGTGGTGAGGTTGATGCACAATAA
- a CDS encoding DUF3575 domain-containing protein, whose amino-acid sequence MQIHKFYLLLLFLPLLLPAVSMAQTPDTLYVFRFVSHKDMFYIPWKGNGTQLDHLLSLVENHKAAILSGEAPLLVDGYCASEPTVAENLKLAKIRSNRVKSELILCKGINENCFITRNHAETYGDLRHVVIVRLRLPKDEAAANVKEDSVIPVIKEKEMEDISENSEQGTCPETTSVGVSSEKLLASSETHPSYRLALRANLLRWATLTPDLGVEWRVNRHLGVLVNGSWTSWSWDDKNRRYALWKVSPEIRYYLGGKSRGFLGAMYHTGEFHYKLGNTGRQGDYLGGGFTGGYQLDLNSNLSLDFHAGVGYTYADYDEYTLINKVRVRKDCKTKNYWGINQLGITLIWKLLK is encoded by the coding sequence ATGCAGATACACAAATTTTATCTTCTGCTTTTGTTCCTGCCGCTCTTGCTACCTGCCGTTTCTATGGCACAGACACCCGACACTCTTTATGTCTTTCGTTTTGTTTCTCATAAGGATATGTTTTATATTCCTTGGAAAGGGAACGGCACGCAATTGGATCATCTGTTATCTCTTGTAGAAAACCACAAAGCCGCTATTTTGAGTGGTGAAGCTCCTTTGCTGGTAGATGGTTATTGTGCTTCGGAACCTACGGTTGCAGAGAATCTGAAACTAGCTAAAATTCGCAGTAATCGTGTGAAATCGGAACTTATCCTGTGCAAAGGAATCAACGAAAACTGCTTCATCACTCGTAACCATGCTGAAACTTATGGGGATTTGCGCCATGTGGTCATCGTTCGTCTTCGTCTACCCAAAGATGAGGCGGCAGCAAATGTAAAAGAGGACTCTGTAATACCTGTAATAAAGGAAAAGGAAATGGAGGATATTTCGGAAAATTCTGAACAGGGGACTTGTCCGGAAACAACATCTGTCGGCGTTTCTTCGGAGAAACTTCTGGCTTCATCTGAAACACATCCGTCTTATCGCCTTGCTTTGCGCGCTAACCTGCTTCGTTGGGCTACGCTGACTCCCGACCTAGGTGTAGAATGGCGTGTAAACCGCCACTTGGGTGTTTTAGTCAACGGCAGTTGGACTTCATGGAGTTGGGATGATAAAAACCGTCGCTACGCTCTTTGGAAGGTTTCTCCTGAAATACGTTACTATCTGGGCGGGAAAAGTCGTGGCTTTCTCGGGGCGATGTATCATACGGGCGAGTTTCACTACAAACTTGGTAATACCGGTCGTCAGGGTGACTATCTGGGTGGGGGATTTACAGGCGGGTATCAGCTAGACCTGAACAGTAATCTTTCGCTCGACTTTCATGCCGGAGTAGGTTATACTTACGCCGATTATGACGAATACACGCTTATCAATAAGGTTCGTGTACGCAAAGATTGTAAGACAAAAAATTATTGGGGTATTAACCAATTAGGAATCACACTGATATGGAAACTATTAAAATAA
- a CDS encoding site-specific integrase codes for MKEKKNLTEFMLSLVQTLEDEHRFGSAHVYRSTLHTFTAYWNKRKGRKILMAVRNVFTVSVLREFEEYLRGKLLKMNTISTYMRMLRAVYHRLLKDGEVDYTAGLFDSVYTGTCADVKRALSPADMAKILSFPLPDLGSVAVGTSVSSSLVQDNLQEARCWFSLLFLLRGIPFADLARLRKCDYKDGVVSYCRQKTGRRLTVTVPKEAESLIRTCSDTNPASPYLLSILDGGKAGGIGSREEYDRYLCVLRDFNRRLDHLAYVIGVKCKLSSYTPRHTWATLAYRKKCPIGIISNALGHSSIKVTETYLKPFETEELDKANRMVIACVKDGLRNGIR; via the coding sequence ATGAAAGAAAAGAAAAATTTGACTGAATTTATGCTCTCTTTGGTGCAGACTCTGGAAGATGAACATCGTTTTGGCTCCGCTCATGTCTACCGTAGTACTCTCCACACTTTTACCGCTTATTGGAATAAGCGTAAAGGGAGAAAAATCTTAATGGCAGTACGTAACGTATTTACCGTAAGCGTCTTGCGGGAATTTGAGGAGTATCTGAGAGGCAAGTTGTTGAAGATGAACACTATCTCCACCTATATGCGGATGCTGCGTGCGGTATATCATCGGCTTTTGAAAGACGGTGAAGTAGATTATACGGCCGGTCTTTTTGACAGTGTCTATACAGGTACTTGTGCCGACGTGAAACGTGCGCTTTCACCCGCCGATATGGCGAAGATTTTATCTTTCCCGTTGCCGGACTTAGGTAGCGTGGCGGTTGGCACTTCTGTTTCGTCTTCGTTGGTACAAGATAATTTGCAAGAAGCCCGTTGCTGGTTCTCCTTGCTGTTTCTGCTTCGTGGAATACCTTTTGCCGACCTTGCCCGTTTGCGCAAATGTGATTATAAAGACGGGGTAGTCAGTTATTGCCGTCAAAAGACGGGGCGTCGTCTAACGGTGACTGTACCGAAAGAGGCGGAGTCTCTGATTCGAACCTGTTCTGATACTAATCCTGCTTCTCCTTATCTTCTTTCTATTTTGGATGGAGGAAAAGCGGGTGGTATCGGTAGTCGTGAGGAATATGACCGATACCTGTGTGTTCTTCGCGATTTCAACCGGCGACTGGATCACTTGGCTTACGTTATTGGGGTAAAGTGCAAACTGTCCTCTTATACGCCCCGGCATACTTGGGCTACTCTTGCCTATCGCAAAAAGTGCCCGATTGGTATCATTAGCAATGCCTTAGGACATTCTTCCATAAAAGTGACGGAAACTTATCTTAAACCTTTTGAAACGGAAGAATTGGACAAGGCAAATAGAATGGTAATTGCTTGCGTAAAAGACGGTCTTAGGAACGGGATAAGATAA
- a CDS encoding aspartate:alanine exchanger family transporter yields the protein MFTDLLHSSYFSLFLIVALGFMLGRIKIRGLSLDVSAVIFIALLFGHYGVIIPKELGNFGLVLFIFTIGIQAGPGFFDSFRSKGKTLILITMLIICSACLTAVGLKYAFDIDTPSVVGLIAGALTSTPGLAVAIDSTHSPLASIAYGIAYPFGVIGVILFVKLLPKIMRVDLDKEARRLEIERRGQFPELITCIYRVTNSHVFNRTLMQINARAMTGAVISRLKHDDEISIPTAHTVLREGDYIQAVGSEESLDQLAVLIGKREEGELPLDKTQEIESLLLTKKDMINKQLGDLNLQKNFGCTVTRVRRSGIDLSPSPDLALKFGDKLMVVGEKEGLKGVARLLGNNAKKLSDTDFFPIAMGIVLGVLFGKINISFSDSLSFSPGLTGGVLMVALVLSAIGKTGPIIWSMSGPANQLLRQLGLLLFLAEVGTSAGKNLVATFQESGLLMFGVGAAITLVPMLVAAIVGRLVFKISLLDLLGTITGGMTSTPGLAAADSMVDSNIPSVAYATVYPIAMVFLILFIQIIASVVY from the coding sequence CAGAGGATTATCTCTTGATGTGTCGGCAGTTATTTTCATTGCCCTTCTTTTCGGGCATTATGGTGTTATTATTCCTAAAGAATTAGGAAACTTTGGTTTGGTGCTCTTCATATTCACCATCGGTATTCAAGCGGGGCCCGGATTCTTCGATTCTTTCCGTAGTAAAGGAAAGACGCTCATTCTTATTACTATGCTTATTATTTGTTCTGCCTGCTTGACTGCAGTCGGGTTGAAGTACGCATTCGATATTGATACACCGAGCGTTGTCGGTCTGATTGCCGGTGCGCTGACCAGTACTCCGGGTCTGGCGGTTGCTATTGACAGTACCCATTCTCCTTTGGCGTCCATCGCTTACGGTATCGCATATCCGTTTGGAGTGATCGGCGTGATTCTGTTTGTCAAACTGCTGCCTAAGATTATGCGGGTAGATTTGGATAAAGAAGCCCGCCGCTTGGAGATAGAACGTCGTGGACAATTTCCGGAGCTGATTACTTGCATTTATCGGGTTACCAATTCTCATGTGTTCAATCGTACTCTGATGCAGATAAATGCGCGTGCCATGACGGGCGCTGTCATTTCACGTCTGAAACATGATGATGAAATATCCATCCCTACGGCCCATACGGTGCTGCGTGAAGGAGATTATATACAAGCCGTAGGTAGCGAAGAGTCGTTGGACCAGCTTGCCGTGTTGATTGGCAAGCGTGAAGAAGGTGAGTTGCCTTTGGATAAAACGCAGGAAATAGAATCTTTACTATTGACCAAAAAGGACATGATAAATAAGCAGTTGGGTGATTTGAACTTACAGAAAAATTTTGGATGTACAGTGACCCGTGTCCGTCGAAGCGGTATTGATTTGTCTCCATCTCCCGATCTCGCTTTGAAGTTTGGCGATAAATTGATGGTTGTCGGTGAAAAAGAAGGACTTAAAGGAGTAGCCCGTCTGCTGGGTAACAATGCGAAGAAACTGTCTGATACGGATTTCTTCCCCATTGCGATGGGTATTGTACTGGGAGTGCTGTTCGGCAAAATAAATATATCTTTCTCTGACAGTCTGTCATTCTCTCCGGGACTGACCGGTGGAGTGTTGATGGTAGCCCTTGTGTTGAGTGCGATTGGTAAGACGGGCCCCATCATCTGGTCTATGTCCGGACCAGCCAATCAATTGCTGCGCCAGTTAGGTCTGCTTCTTTTTCTTGCCGAAGTAGGAACTTCTGCCGGTAAGAATTTGGTAGCCACTTTCCAGGAAAGCGGATTGCTGATGTTTGGCGTAGGTGCAGCCATCACATTGGTGCCGATGCTTGTTGCCGCCATTGTCGGACGTCTGGTATTTAAAATCAGTCTGCTCGATTTGCTGGGAACGATAACGGGAGGCATGACGAGTACTCCGGGACTTGCTGCTGCCGATTCAATGGTGGACAGCAACATACCTAGCGTAGCTTACGCGACTGTTTATCCGATTGCTATGGTATTTTTGATTCTGTTTATACAAATCATAGCTTCGGTGGTATATTAA
- a CDS encoding TonB-dependent receptor — MKKYIFSLVCLCCALLPALEGQAHEYPNHPELRKSDANIIGHILDKNTKEHLPYITVALKGTTIGTVTDATGHYFLKNLPEGNFVLEVSSVGYKTVRRNVTLKKGRTLEEDFEIEEDAVALDGVVVSANRNETTRRLAPTLVNVVDLKIFENTNSTTLAQGLSFQPGVRVESNCQNCGFQQVRINGLDGPYTQILLDSRPIFSALSGVYGIEQIPASMIERVEVMRGGGSALFGSSAIAGTINIITKEPIRNSGMLSHTITGIGDGDAFDNSTALNASLVTDDQRAGLYIFGQNRHRSAYDHDGDGYSEIPKLHGQTVGFRSFLKTTTYSKLTFEYHHMEEFRRGGDLLNRPPHEANVAEQTEHSINGGGLKFDYFSPNEKHRFNVFASAQHINRDSYYGGGQDLNAYGNTTDLNWMAGSQYVYSFGKCIFMPSDLTAGIEFNQDKLEDNMWGYNRTVDQKVNIGSAFLQNEWKNEHWGFLIGGRLAKHNLIDHVIFSPRANLRYNPTENINLRFSYSSGFRAPQAFDEDLHVENVGGNVAMVELADNLKEERSQSLSASADIYHRFGAFQVNFLVEGFYTKLSDVFALTDGEVVNGILTRTRYNAPGARVMGLTLEGKMAYLTKFQVQAGVTLQQSHYNEPHVWNPDAPAVKKMMRTPNTYGYFTATYTPVKPLSIALSGTYTGSMLVPHEPVPGFLENPITVNTKDFFDISLKAAYDFKLYKSVNLQVNAGVQNIFNAYQNDFDKGADRDSGYIYGPSLPRSFFAGVKISY, encoded by the coding sequence ATGAAGAAATACATCTTTTCGCTTGTCTGCCTGTGCTGCGCATTGTTGCCTGCCCTTGAAGGACAAGCTCATGAATATCCTAATCATCCTGAATTACGTAAATCGGACGCCAATATCATTGGCCATATTCTTGATAAAAACACTAAGGAACACTTACCCTATATAACAGTCGCCTTGAAAGGTACTACTATCGGAACGGTAACCGATGCTACCGGGCATTATTTCTTGAAAAATCTTCCCGAAGGCAATTTTGTGCTCGAAGTTAGTTCGGTGGGGTATAAAACCGTCAGACGGAATGTGACGCTGAAGAAAGGGCGCACATTGGAAGAAGATTTCGAGATAGAAGAAGATGCGGTTGCTTTGGATGGTGTAGTAGTATCTGCCAATCGTAATGAGACTACCCGTCGCCTGGCTCCGACGCTGGTGAATGTGGTGGATCTGAAAATCTTTGAGAATACCAATTCCACGACTTTGGCGCAAGGATTGAGTTTTCAGCCGGGTGTCCGTGTAGAGTCTAATTGTCAGAATTGCGGCTTCCAGCAAGTACGTATCAATGGACTGGATGGTCCTTATACGCAAATCCTGCTCGATTCCCGTCCCATCTTTAGTGCACTGTCCGGTGTGTATGGCATCGAGCAGATTCCTGCCAGCATGATCGAACGTGTGGAAGTGATGCGTGGAGGCGGATCTGCTTTGTTCGGTTCGTCTGCTATTGCCGGAACAATCAATATCATTACCAAAGAACCGATACGCAATTCCGGTATGTTGTCGCATACCATAACAGGAATTGGTGATGGCGATGCTTTCGATAACAGTACAGCATTGAATGCGTCACTTGTGACGGACGATCAGCGTGCCGGTTTGTATATCTTCGGGCAGAACCGCCATCGTTCTGCGTATGACCATGATGGTGACGGATATTCCGAAATACCCAAGTTGCACGGGCAGACAGTCGGGTTCCGTTCATTTTTGAAAACAACGACTTATTCGAAACTGACTTTTGAATATCACCACATGGAAGAGTTCCGTAGGGGAGGAGACCTGTTGAACCGTCCGCCTCACGAAGCGAATGTGGCGGAGCAGACCGAGCACTCTATCAATGGCGGAGGACTGAAATTTGATTATTTCTCTCCTAACGAGAAACATCGTTTCAATGTGTTTGCATCAGCGCAGCATATCAATCGTGACAGCTATTATGGTGGCGGTCAAGACTTGAATGCTTACGGAAACACCACCGACTTGAACTGGATGGCAGGATCGCAATATGTCTATAGTTTCGGAAAATGTATCTTCATGCCGTCCGACCTGACTGCCGGAATAGAGTTCAATCAGGACAAATTGGAAGATAATATGTGGGGATATAATCGTACGGTAGACCAGAAAGTGAATATCGGTAGCGCCTTCCTCCAGAATGAATGGAAGAATGAACATTGGGGATTTCTGATTGGCGGTCGTTTGGCTAAACATAACCTGATTGACCATGTGATATTCAGTCCGCGTGCCAATCTGCGTTATAATCCGACGGAAAACATCAATCTTCGTTTCAGTTACTCATCCGGTTTCCGTGCCCCACAGGCTTTCGATGAAGACTTGCATGTGGAGAATGTAGGCGGTAATGTAGCGATGGTCGAGCTGGCTGATAATTTGAAAGAAGAAAGGTCACAGAGCTTGAGTGCCTCGGCAGATATTTATCATCGTTTTGGTGCGTTTCAAGTTAACTTCCTGGTAGAAGGATTTTATACAAAGTTATCAGATGTATTTGCCCTTACCGACGGAGAGGTCGTGAATGGAATCCTGACACGTACACGATACAATGCACCGGGAGCCCGCGTGATGGGACTGACATTGGAAGGAAAGATGGCATATCTGACTAAATTCCAGGTTCAGGCGGGAGTCACTTTGCAGCAGAGTCATTACAACGAACCGCACGTGTGGAATCCGGACGCTCCGGCTGTGAAGAAAATGATGCGTACGCCGAATACTTACGGTTATTTTACAGCAACCTATACTCCGGTAAAACCATTGTCTATCGCTCTTTCCGGTACATATACCGGTTCGATGCTGGTTCCTCACGAACCAGTTCCGGGATTCCTTGAAAATCCGATAACGGTGAATACGAAGGACTTCTTTGACATAAGCCTGAAGGCTGCATACGACTTTAAACTCTACAAGTCAGTGAATTTGCAAGTGAACGCCGGAGTGCAGAATATTTTCAATGCCTATCAGAATGACTTTGATAAAGGAGCCGACCGCGATTCCGGATATATCTACGGTCCGTCCTTGCCGAGAAGCTTCTTTGCCGGAGTGAAAATCAGTTATTAA
- a CDS encoding FimB/Mfa2 family fimbrial subunit, producing METIKITSCAALICGAVLLMSSCVKDDVYRTPHPTQGALLVTTDWSDRSSESVQPVSYLLRVSGRSGMSDEQSVKGNTNLYHALLEPESYELLVYNVPESITVSGDIATVTAAGGNGIEALPGYLFSAVQALDMAKDDTLSVTVKMRQRIRQLTLVLKLKEGDHKHITAVNATLSGIASGINLRTGALVSISDTFLSPVFMKTEASDGTPTLTATIRLFGILPEDEQELTVAVTLNNGTVQTIETDLTEILHEHFDDGSMTPLVLGANFDLPSQTDFSGEISNWSPVDGGQVDIH from the coding sequence ATGGAAACTATTAAAATAACTTCATGTGCCGCCCTCATTTGCGGTGCTGTTCTTCTGATGTCCTCCTGTGTCAAGGATGATGTATATCGCACTCCTCACCCGACACAAGGAGCATTGCTGGTGACGACAGATTGGAGTGACCGCTCCTCTGAGTCTGTGCAGCCTGTATCCTATCTGCTTCGTGTTTCCGGTCGTTCAGGAATGAGTGACGAGCAATCCGTGAAAGGAAATACCAACCTTTATCATGCCTTGCTTGAACCGGAATCTTACGAGTTGCTGGTATATAATGTACCCGAATCCATTACAGTTTCCGGTGATATAGCTACGGTAACTGCTGCGGGTGGAAACGGCATAGAGGCTCTTCCCGGTTATCTATTCTCTGCGGTGCAAGCATTGGATATGGCGAAAGACGACACACTCTCTGTTACGGTCAAGATGCGGCAACGCATTCGCCAACTGACATTGGTGCTGAAACTAAAAGAGGGCGACCATAAACACATTACCGCAGTGAATGCTACTTTAAGCGGCATTGCTTCCGGTATAAATCTCAGAACCGGAGCTTTGGTCTCTATATCGGACACATTTCTTTCTCCTGTTTTTATGAAAACCGAAGCAAGCGACGGGACTCCTACACTGACCGCAACGATCCGTTTGTTTGGTATTCTTCCGGAAGATGAGCAAGAACTTACCGTAGCTGTGACATTGAACAACGGAACCGTACAGACAATAGAAACTGATCTTACCGAAATATTGCATGAGCATTTTGACGACGGTTCGATGACTCCGTTGGTATTGGGAGCGAACTTTGATTTGCCTTCTCAGACGGACTTCTCAGGGGAAATTAGTAACTGGAGTCCAGTGGACGGCGGACAAGTGGATATTCATTAA